The Desulfonatronum thiosulfatophilum DNA segment GACAGGTCAAAAGCAAGGAGATAAAAAATGCTCCTGATTTTCTTTTGATCACGGCCTTCGGAAGTATTTCCAAGGCCGTGGAGGCGCTCAAGGCCGGGGCTGAGGATTTCTTGACCAAGCCGCTGGATCTCGATCACTTCACCTTGACGGTGGTTCGTGTATTGAGAAACAGGGCGTTGCGCCAGGAGGTCCAAGTCGTTCGGGATTATCTGAGCCAGGACGCTTTCCACGGCATGGTTGGTCAAAGCTCGGCCATGCGCGGCCTGTTCGAACAGATCAGACGCGTTTCTCAAGCCGATGGACCTGTGCTGATCCTGGGGGAGTCGGGAACAGGCAAGGAATTGGTGGCCAGGGCGGTGCATGCGGCAAGTCCGCGGCGTAAAGGAGCGTTTCAAGCCGTGAACTGCGCCGGCATCCCGGAACAGTTGCTGGAAAGCGAGTTTTTCGGCCACAAAGCCGGAGCTTTCACAGGTGCGGGCAAGGCCCGGCGGGGACTGTTCATCGAAGCAGAAGGCGGCACTCTGTTTTTGGACGAGATATCCGAAATGCCTCTATTTCTGCAAGCCAAACTGCTGCGCATCCTCCAGGACGGCAAAGTGCGTCCCGTGGGAGCGGACAAGGAGGAACAGGTCAATGTCCGCACCGTGGCTGCCACTCATCGCAACCTGGAGCAGGAGGTCGATGCTGGAAGATTTCGCGAGGACCTCTTTTTTCGTCTGGAGACATTCACCCTCAGACTCCCGCCTCTGCGAGAACGCGCCGAAGATCTGGAACTGCTGGCCGGTCGCTTTCTGCGACGATTCAGCATCCAGATGGGCAAAAACATACACTACTTTGATCAAAAATCCCTGGAGTTACTCAATACCTATCCATTTCCCGGCAACGTGCGAGAGTTGAGAAACGCCGTGGAACGGGCCGTGACCTTTTGCGACGGGACCACCATCCTGCCCAAACACCTTCCCAGCCGAATCAGGGACGATGGCGGCCAGCTCTCCCTGAAACCGGCCCGGCTTTTAGCGGCCATGGCCGCAGATGGCGAACACCTGCCCTCCCTGGCCCAGGCCGAACAACACTACATTCAACACGTCTTGAACGCTGTAA contains these protein-coding regions:
- a CDS encoding sigma-54-dependent transcriptional regulator; the protein is MTSRQTGQHFSGSKVLVVEDDRSFGQLLSQELQDHELAPRWVDSAEKALSVIQEWQPELVVSDMRLPGIDGLELLRQVKSKEIKNAPDFLLITAFGSISKAVEALKAGAEDFLTKPLDLDHFTLTVVRVLRNRALRQEVQVVRDYLSQDAFHGMVGQSSAMRGLFEQIRRVSQADGPVLILGESGTGKELVARAVHAASPRRKGAFQAVNCAGIPEQLLESEFFGHKAGAFTGAGKARRGLFIEAEGGTLFLDEISEMPLFLQAKLLRILQDGKVRPVGADKEEQVNVRTVAATHRNLEQEVDAGRFREDLFFRLETFTLRLPPLRERAEDLELLAGRFLRRFSIQMGKNIHYFDQKSLELLNTYPFPGNVRELRNAVERAVTFCDGTTILPKHLPSRIRDDGGQLSLKPARLLAAMAADGEHLPSLAQAEQHYIQHVLNAVNGNKRRAAAVLDIHRRTLYRKLE